The following are encoded in a window of Candidatus Sulfotelmatobacter sp. genomic DNA:
- a CDS encoding Stp1/IreP family PP2C-type Ser/Thr phosphatase: protein MTLEIRAATDLGMKRTQNEDSHGCWVPESDTERAQRGLLLVVADGMGGSQAGEVASRLAVQTVIQVYREGGGASPLDDLYRAVEAANHVVHAESVAHPSMSGMGTTCTALVVKGADTYLAHVGDSRAYLAQNGRLRQLSQDHSLVAQLVRDGQLTADQARSDPRRNVVTRSVGVGAHVEIDAQRFDGLLRDGDTLLMCSDGLHGLVTEDELLDVMSSNRLEDGCLRAIALANARGGHDNITIILARARPDSVPQEAQVEVETSGRASSAETDHHRDDVEHTRIITPARRSREDDDDGEAVASRAPRPRDLEEEALPSRRRTMMWLVIALVVLLLAIGAAALVLMQLNKQSTTLGWNDAGRAPAGESAWL from the coding sequence ATGACGCTCGAAATCCGCGCGGCCACCGATCTCGGCATGAAACGCACCCAGAACGAGGATTCGCATGGGTGCTGGGTTCCCGAGTCCGACACCGAGCGAGCCCAGCGAGGGTTGCTGCTGGTGGTGGCGGACGGCATGGGGGGCTCGCAGGCCGGCGAGGTCGCGAGCCGCCTGGCGGTGCAGACCGTCATTCAGGTCTACCGCGAGGGTGGAGGGGCGAGCCCGCTCGACGATCTCTATCGCGCCGTCGAGGCGGCCAATCACGTGGTGCACGCCGAGAGCGTCGCGCACCCGAGCATGAGCGGCATGGGAACCACGTGCACGGCGCTGGTGGTGAAGGGCGCCGACACCTACCTCGCGCACGTCGGCGACAGCCGCGCCTACCTGGCCCAGAACGGCCGCCTGCGGCAGCTCAGCCAGGATCACTCGCTGGTGGCGCAGCTGGTGCGCGATGGTCAGCTCACCGCCGATCAGGCGCGATCCGATCCGCGCCGCAACGTCGTGACGCGCAGCGTGGGGGTGGGCGCCCATGTGGAAATCGACGCGCAACGCTTCGACGGACTGCTGCGCGACGGCGACACGCTGCTGATGTGCAGCGACGGGCTCCACGGGCTGGTCACCGAGGACGAGCTGCTCGACGTGATGAGCTCGAACCGTCTGGAGGACGGCTGCCTGCGCGCGATCGCCCTGGCCAACGCCCGCGGCGGGCACGACAACATCACCATCATCCTGGCGCGCGCGCGTCCCGACTCCGTGCCGCAAGAAGCGCAAGTCGAGGTGGAGACCTCGGGGCGCGCCTCGTCTGCCGAGACCGACCATCATCGCGACGACGTTGAACATACGCGGATCATCACGCCCGCGCGCCGCAGCCGCGAGGACGATGACGACGGCGAAGCAGTCGCGTCGCGTGCGCCCCGCCCGCGCGACCTCGAAGAGGAAGCGTTGCCCTCCCGCCGCCGCACCATGATGTGGCTGGTGATCGCGCTGGTGGTACTGCTGCTCGCGATCGGAGCGGCGGCGCTGGTGCTGATGCAGCTCAACAAGCAGTCCACGACCCTGGGCTGGAACGACGCGGGCCGCGCGCCGGCGGGAGAATCCGCATGGCTATGA
- a CDS encoding serine/threonine-protein kinase, whose protein sequence is MAMKKDFGAFELHEKIGSGGMASVYRGVQKSLDRRVVLKVLYPHLAEDEKLVQRFEREARAAAMLRHENIVQVIDCGRYEDVSYIAMEFVDGMDLKKWMEAHGPPPIEMALLLLRDLCAGLEHAHQHRIVHRDIKPANIMLTPDGTLKIMDFGLARRGEDSTAVTVVGSVLGTPAYMSPEQATGEAVDERSDIFSAGVVGYELLGAQRPFSGDSYSTVLRAVLTVEPPRLEEVNPLVPPEVVAIIHRMLQKDVSKRYPKISQVRGELETVIDQLGMHRGRDLLREYAQEPERVAETLKKKRLSRHMDQGLYFENMGRGKIDDAIMEYRRVVYLDPENRQARDKLKKLEAERRTLQTQPEGPPVADPGVTMVMPPEAIPASTSGRGAAPPEKPPGARPSPARPSPARPAPRPQADKAAATRNLLIGAVGVLLVLIAVVVFVIVRGGGEKTAANNAPATPTTPAAPPPGGHASESAPVTPAPPPAVVSTPATPSAAAATGSLEVTTDPPQARISINGKLQSKRSNATLADIPAGTASVKVEKDGYLTQAQSVDVPVAGVGHISFKLDPNPNLPGTLEIKVTPFATYFIDDQQVAANVASTRQQLKPGVYTVRAVHPAFDPKEWKNIRIEPGKTLTLSFDFLASSQVTVRVTSDPWGEVVVDGQKTGKFTPCELQLASGTRTITVVRDGFVAAEGSKSVTLKAGPPVSVSFTLKKK, encoded by the coding sequence ATGGCTATGAAGAAGGATTTCGGCGCGTTCGAGCTGCACGAGAAGATCGGCAGCGGCGGCATGGCCTCGGTCTACCGCGGCGTCCAGAAGTCGCTCGACCGCCGCGTGGTGCTCAAGGTGCTCTACCCGCACCTCGCCGAGGACGAGAAGCTGGTGCAGCGTTTCGAGCGCGAAGCGCGCGCCGCGGCCATGCTGCGCCACGAGAACATCGTGCAGGTGATCGACTGCGGGCGTTACGAGGACGTCTCGTACATCGCCATGGAGTTCGTGGACGGGATGGACCTCAAGAAGTGGATGGAGGCCCACGGTCCACCGCCGATCGAGATGGCGCTGCTGCTGCTGCGCGATCTGTGCGCCGGGCTCGAGCACGCGCATCAGCACCGCATCGTGCATCGGGACATCAAGCCCGCCAACATCATGCTGACCCCCGACGGCACGCTGAAGATCATGGACTTCGGTCTGGCACGCCGCGGCGAGGACTCGACCGCCGTGACGGTGGTGGGTTCGGTTCTGGGTACACCCGCCTACATGTCGCCCGAGCAGGCCACCGGCGAAGCCGTGGACGAGCGCAGCGACATCTTTTCGGCCGGCGTGGTCGGCTACGAGCTGCTCGGTGCCCAGCGACCGTTCAGCGGGGATTCCTATTCGACGGTGTTGCGCGCGGTGCTGACCGTCGAGCCGCCGCGGCTCGAAGAGGTCAATCCGCTGGTGCCGCCGGAGGTGGTCGCGATCATCCACCGCATGCTGCAGAAGGACGTCTCCAAGCGCTATCCGAAGATCTCCCAGGTGCGCGGCGAACTGGAAACCGTGATCGATCAGCTCGGCATGCACCGTGGCCGCGATCTGCTGCGCGAGTACGCGCAGGAGCCCGAGCGCGTCGCCGAAACGCTCAAGAAGAAGCGGCTCTCCCGGCACATGGATCAGGGCCTGTACTTCGAAAACATGGGCCGCGGCAAGATCGACGACGCGATCATGGAGTACCGCCGCGTCGTCTACCTCGACCCCGAGAATCGGCAGGCCCGCGACAAGCTGAAGAAGCTGGAGGCCGAGCGCCGCACGCTCCAGACCCAGCCGGAGGGTCCGCCGGTGGCGGATCCCGGCGTCACCATGGTGATGCCGCCCGAGGCCATTCCGGCTTCGACCAGCGGGCGCGGCGCGGCGCCGCCCGAGAAGCCGCCCGGAGCGCGACCTTCGCCCGCTCGGCCCTCACCCGCGCGTCCCGCGCCCAGGCCGCAGGCCGACAAGGCGGCGGCGACGCGCAATCTGCTGATCGGCGCGGTCGGGGTGCTGCTGGTCCTGATCGCGGTCGTGGTGTTCGTGATCGTGCGCGGCGGCGGCGAGAAGACCGCGGCGAACAACGCTCCGGCCACTCCGACCACTCCGGCCGCGCCACCGCCCGGCGGCCACGCGAGCGAATCCGCGCCCGTGACGCCCGCGCCGCCGCCGGCCGTCGTTTCCACGCCGGCGACGCCCAGTGCCGCGGCGGCCACCGGCTCACTCGAGGTGACCACCGATCCGCCGCAGGCGCGGATCAGCATCAACGGAAAGCTTCAGTCGAAGCGGAGCAACGCCACGCTCGCCGACATTCCGGCGGGAACGGCCTCGGTCAAGGTCGAGAAGGATGGCTACCTGACCCAGGCGCAGAGCGTGGACGTGCCGGTGGCCGGAGTCGGGCACATCAGCTTCAAGCTCGATCCCAATCCCAATCTACCCGGCACGCTCGAGATCAAGGTCACGCCGTTCGCCACCTACTTCATCGACGACCAGCAGGTGGCGGCCAACGTCGCCTCGACCCGCCAGCAGCTGAAGCCCGGCGTGTACACGGTGCGCGCCGTGCACCCGGCTTTCGATCCCAAGGAGTGGAAGAACATCCGCATCGAGCCGGGCAAGACCCTCACTCTGTCATTCGACTTCCTGGCGTCGTCGCAGGTCACGGTGCGCGTCACCTCGGATCCGTGGGGTGAGGTGGTGGTGGACGGTCAGAAGACCGGGAAGTTCACCCCGTGCGAGCTGCAGCTCGCGTCCGGAACGCGCACCATTACGGTGGTGCGGGATGGCTTCGTGGCGGCCGAAGGATCGAAGAGCGTGACGCTCAAGGCGGGTCCGCCGGTGAGCGTGAGCTTCACGCTGAAGAAGAAGTAG
- a CDS encoding S8 family serine peptidase, with amino-acid sequence MTPRPPLAPVRTGLIAALILAALSIVSCSRSLPTAPRSQAGSGPNTGTSSTYPNTTEEYLDDVAVMAVAGADIHEIAADYGATIAPGSNYTCVRMQPRSGQSPDELAALLSADPRVIVAERNAVIETAETRQESYASDDGYGSYETSVEQPAAVAVGLAGAHRVSAGQGVLVAVVDTGVDPTHPLLQPRLSAGWDFVDYDNNPTDQRNGLDDDGDGAVDEAYGHGTHVAGLVILTAPSARIMPVRVLNSDGRGDIAAVTAGIRWAVDHGARVINLSLGMLQPSACIEHLLEQADEAGIVVVASAGNSGGENPHEYPASSAHALAIAASDASSQPAPFTSIANYVALSAPGVGVRSAYPGNAWRVWSGTSMSAPFVSGAAALLLEKHPGWRRADLLARLAGSAHALVGVSCEQQGKLGAGMLDVAAALAPDFSGAHLTGPGTGIGDDPVLKRP; translated from the coding sequence ATGACGCCGCGCCCCCCGCTCGCCCCCGTCCGCACCGGCCTGATCGCCGCGCTGATCCTCGCGGCGCTTTCGATCGTCTCCTGTAGCCGCTCCTTGCCGACGGCGCCGCGTTCCCAAGCCGGCTCGGGCCCCAACACCGGCACCTCGTCGACCTATCCCAACACCACCGAGGAATATCTCGACGACGTGGCGGTGATGGCGGTCGCCGGCGCCGACATTCACGAGATCGCCGCCGACTACGGCGCCACGATCGCGCCCGGTTCGAATTACACCTGCGTGCGGATGCAGCCGCGCTCCGGGCAGTCTCCCGACGAGCTGGCGGCGTTGCTGTCGGCCGATCCGCGAGTGATCGTCGCCGAGCGGAACGCCGTGATCGAAACCGCCGAGACGCGCCAGGAGAGCTACGCCTCGGACGATGGCTATGGTTCGTACGAGACCAGCGTCGAGCAGCCCGCTGCGGTCGCGGTGGGCCTCGCGGGCGCGCACCGCGTGAGCGCCGGGCAGGGCGTGCTGGTCGCGGTGGTCGACACCGGAGTGGATCCCACGCACCCGCTGCTCCAGCCGCGTCTGTCCGCGGGCTGGGACTTCGTGGACTACGACAACAATCCCACCGATCAGCGCAACGGACTGGACGACGATGGCGACGGCGCGGTGGACGAAGCTTACGGCCACGGCACTCACGTCGCCGGACTGGTCATCCTCACCGCGCCCAGCGCGCGGATCATGCCGGTGCGCGTGCTCAACTCCGACGGGCGCGGCGACATCGCCGCAGTCACCGCCGGCATCCGCTGGGCCGTGGATCACGGCGCGCGCGTCATCAACCTGAGCCTCGGCATGCTCCAGCCGAGCGCGTGCATCGAACACCTGCTCGAGCAGGCCGACGAGGCGGGAATCGTGGTGGTGGCATCGGCCGGAAATTCGGGCGGCGAAAATCCCCACGAGTACCCGGCTTCGAGCGCGCACGCGCTGGCGATCGCGGCCAGCGACGCCTCCTCGCAGCCGGCGCCCTTCACCTCGATCGCGAATTACGTGGCGCTGTCGGCACCCGGCGTCGGCGTGCGCAGCGCCTATCCAGGCAACGCCTGGCGGGTGTGGAGCGGCACCTCGATGTCGGCGCCGTTCGTCTCGGGGGCGGCGGCGCTGCTGCTCGAGAAGCACCCGGGCTGGCGTCGCGCGGATTTGCTGGCTCGGCTGGCGGGATCGGCGCACGCGCTGGTCGGGGTCAGCTGCGAGCAGCAGGGCAAGCTCGGCGCGGGGATGCTCGACGTGGCGGCCGCGCTCGCTCCGGATTTCTCGGGCGCGCATCTCACCGGTCCTGGAACGGGGATCGGCGACGATCCGGTGCTCAAGCGTCCCTGA
- a CDS encoding CHAT domain-containing protein — MIASSSAPTPAARLIRRVESVRRERPERALRLLEREFARAGAAASPEERGELWRLRGHVLRGLRRAREAASAYARAERCYARAGNRRERGRCAIGWVDALLYLGRYREALRVARIGRRHLSAARDRVSLGRLLNNEANVLHRLDLPERALARYREARTALHRLGDRYEWSQMGVNEGNCLSLLGDCAAARRHYETARNAAEQNDRPLDQLRAEYNLAYLEFLEHRHEAALDSLARIGERSRSRGYPSIAALAKLDRAEILLRMGAHGEALEEARAAVLACEAIGLRYERAKAATFAALAGFRLGHRHAAAEWLDDSLRSFHDEGNAVWTGEALVGLATLWWRERQPLAASALLQAAALHFSAARDRERESCALALVVRARLAAGDRRGAGRALARLKRQRVPGVSPRRQHLALAAEAAWARSRGDLRRARRALERAAATAEQLASRILDEQWRASFWGEWGWPHRALAALELEQGRFAPALEALERGRGRAALGPAVHMRRASQLARRVRSWAASRYARDRERGARATLPPAANGRAPSEAVPLRRALSRRPSERITAASIRAGIPPRAALLDFLLADDRLGVITVSGDRVAGRSAIALESKLSQLAHRVLFALRSAAYRAPGARREDPVLDADLERLAALALWPALETLGELPEALAIVPAGPLTRVPWAALPLPDGRRLCEAARLALVPGLRLGLASRPETPQTGAPLVVAADAGELEHVARESERIRELFPGAELLEGREATIARVLERMPSAPWIHFAGHGVYRADAPHWSGIQLADGWLPAESLAHVRLAAHRVVLAACQTGRALVQPGEEWFGLARTLLLGGVRAVVAAQWDVGDQASLRLMSGLYSRLAENLPPARALAAIQAEAGREGLHPLDWAGYVCLGGPEVLGD, encoded by the coding sequence ATGATCGCCAGCTCCTCCGCTCCGACTCCCGCCGCCCGCCTCATTCGCCGCGTCGAATCGGTGCGCCGCGAGCGCCCGGAGCGGGCGCTCCGCCTGCTCGAGCGCGAGTTCGCGCGCGCGGGAGCCGCCGCGTCCCCCGAAGAGCGCGGCGAGCTGTGGCGGCTGCGCGGGCACGTGCTGCGCGGGCTGCGCCGCGCGCGCGAGGCGGCGTCGGCCTACGCGCGCGCCGAGCGCTGCTACGCGCGCGCCGGCAATCGCCGCGAGCGCGGCCGCTGCGCGATCGGCTGGGTGGATGCGCTGCTGTACCTCGGCCGCTATCGCGAGGCCCTGCGCGTCGCGCGCATCGGGCGCCGTCATCTCTCCGCCGCACGCGATCGCGTCTCTCTGGGGCGTCTCCTCAACAACGAAGCCAATGTGCTCCACCGTCTCGATCTCCCCGAGCGCGCGCTGGCGCGTTATCGCGAGGCGCGCACGGCCCTGCATCGGCTCGGCGACCGCTACGAGTGGTCGCAGATGGGGGTCAACGAGGGCAACTGCCTGTCCCTGCTCGGCGACTGCGCGGCGGCCCGCCGCCACTACGAGACCGCCCGGAACGCCGCCGAGCAGAACGATCGGCCGCTCGATCAGCTGCGCGCCGAGTACAACCTCGCCTACCTCGAGTTCCTGGAGCATCGTCACGAGGCGGCGCTCGATTCCCTCGCCCGGATCGGCGAGCGGTCTCGATCTCGCGGCTATCCGTCGATCGCGGCGCTGGCGAAGCTCGATCGCGCCGAGATCCTGCTGCGCATGGGCGCCCACGGCGAAGCGCTCGAGGAAGCGCGCGCCGCGGTCTTGGCCTGCGAGGCGATCGGACTGCGCTACGAGCGCGCCAAGGCCGCCACCTTCGCGGCGCTGGCCGGATTCCGCCTCGGGCATCGCCATGCGGCCGCGGAATGGCTGGACGACTCGCTGCGCTCCTTCCACGACGAGGGCAACGCGGTGTGGACCGGAGAGGCGCTGGTCGGGCTCGCGACGCTGTGGTGGCGCGAGCGCCAGCCGCTGGCCGCGTCGGCGCTGCTGCAGGCCGCGGCGCTCCATTTCTCGGCGGCGCGCGACCGCGAACGTGAATCGTGCGCGCTGGCGCTGGTGGTGCGCGCGCGGCTCGCCGCCGGCGACCGGCGTGGAGCGGGCCGCGCGCTCGCCCGGCTCAAGCGGCAGCGTGTTCCTGGCGTCTCCCCGCGCCGTCAGCACCTGGCGCTGGCGGCCGAGGCGGCATGGGCGCGCTCGCGCGGCGATCTCCGCCGCGCACGGCGCGCGCTGGAGCGTGCCGCCGCGACCGCGGAGCAGCTGGCGTCGCGCATCCTCGACGAGCAATGGCGGGCCTCGTTCTGGGGCGAGTGGGGCTGGCCGCATCGCGCGCTGGCGGCGCTCGAGCTCGAGCAGGGACGATTCGCTCCGGCGCTGGAAGCGCTCGAGCGCGGGCGAGGCCGCGCGGCGCTCGGTCCCGCCGTGCACATGCGCCGCGCATCGCAGCTCGCGCGCCGCGTCCGATCGTGGGCGGCCTCGCGCTACGCGCGGGACCGCGAGCGCGGAGCCCGTGCGACGCTGCCGCCGGCGGCGAACGGGCGCGCACCCTCGGAAGCCGTCCCGCTGCGGCGCGCCCTGTCGCGCCGGCCATCCGAGCGCATCACGGCGGCCAGCATCCGAGCGGGAATCCCGCCGCGCGCGGCGCTCCTCGACTTCCTGCTCGCCGACGACCGGCTCGGGGTGATCACGGTGTCCGGCGATCGCGTGGCCGGGCGCTCGGCGATCGCGCTCGAATCGAAGCTGAGCCAGCTCGCACATCGCGTGCTGTTCGCGCTGCGCAGCGCGGCCTATCGGGCGCCGGGAGCGCGGCGAGAGGATCCCGTGCTCGACGCCGATCTGGAGCGCCTCGCGGCGCTGGCACTCTGGCCCGCGCTCGAGACGCTCGGCGAGCTGCCCGAGGCGCTGGCGATCGTCCCCGCCGGACCGCTGACGCGGGTTCCCTGGGCGGCGTTGCCGCTCCCGGACGGCCGGCGGCTCTGCGAAGCGGCCAGGCTCGCGCTGGTTCCGGGCCTGCGGCTCGGGCTCGCCTCCCGGCCGGAGACGCCGCAAACAGGTGCGCCCCTGGTAGTCGCGGCGGATGCCGGCGAGCTCGAGCACGTGGCCAGAGAAAGCGAAAGGATCCGCGAACTCTTTCCCGGGGCCGAGCTGCTGGAAGGTCGCGAGGCGACCATCGCTCGCGTGCTGGAACGGATGCCGAGCGCCCCGTGGATCCACTTCGCCGGCCACGGCGTCTACCGCGCCGACGCGCCCCACTGGTCGGGGATCCAGCTCGCCGATGGCTGGCTGCCGGCCGAGTCCCTCGCGCATGTCCGTCTCGCCGCTCACCGCGTCGTGCTGGCCGCCTGTCAGACCGGGCGGGCGCTGGTTCAGCCGGGCGAGGAGTGGTTTGGGCTCGCCCGCACCCTGCTGCTGGGGGGCGTTCGAGCGGTGGTGGCCGCGCAATGGGACGTGGGGGACCAGGCTTCGCTCCGGCTCATGAGCGGCCTCTACTCGCGGCTTGCCGAAAATCTCCCCCCGGCCCGGGCGCTGGCCGCCATCCAGGCCGAGGCCGGCCGGGAGGGGCTGCATCCGTTGGACTGGGCCGGCTACGTCTGCCTCGGGGGACCCGAGGTACTGGGGGATTGA